Proteins co-encoded in one Trueperella abortisuis genomic window:
- a CDS encoding general stress protein, with the protein MTDYRVLVEVTQYPQAVRIVDGLSDAGFPVEHTRIVGTDIETVEDVHGRKTVWTSALMGALSGLWFGIFVGLMFWILAPGLGLLANFGWPVLFGVLFGGFWGLIAHALTGGRRDFTSTHGLRAHRYEVQVRAEYLARAYELLSEKGIRPTETETSY; encoded by the coding sequence ATGACCGACTACCGCGTATTAGTGGAAGTAACGCAATACCCTCAGGCTGTGCGCATCGTCGACGGGCTTTCGGACGCCGGCTTCCCCGTAGAGCACACCCGCATCGTTGGTACCGACATCGAGACCGTCGAGGACGTTCACGGCCGAAAAACTGTGTGGACCTCCGCGCTCATGGGTGCACTATCCGGCCTCTGGTTCGGCATCTTCGTCGGCCTGATGTTCTGGATCCTCGCCCCGGGCCTTGGCCTGCTCGCGAACTTCGGCTGGCCTGTGCTGTTCGGAGTCCTTTTCGGTGGCTTCTGGGGGCTCATCGCACACGCACTGACGGGCGGACGGCGCGACTTCACCTCGACGCACGGGCTTCGTGCTCACCGCTACGAGGTTCAGGTTCGCGCCGAGTACCTCGCTCGAGCCTACGAGCTACTCTCGGAGAAGGGTATTCGTCCCACCGAGACTGAGACCTCTTACTAA
- a CDS encoding ABC transporter permease: MKGRVAHVGWVVALAVPALFLVLFFLWPVGRMLGMGLGDPAQFGEVLGQGRTWRIVGQTLGMAVAATAISVVLGVPGAYVLYRLRLPGARVARAFATAPFALPTVVVGVAFRALLDDAGPLGFLKLGQTTTAVVLAMVFFNYAVVVRTVGSMWAGIADLTDAARTLGASPTRAFFTVTLPQLGPAIAAGGGLVFLFCSTSFGIVQTLGRPGYGTLESEIYVQSTAYLDLGHAAVLSVLQLVIVVAALVVSTATSSRTERALDVTPRPPTRPTRAAIPAIVTTAAVLVFLAAPLLGLLAGSLRSDGQWSLRNYRVLATPGAGFAGGTSVLDALDHSVRIALDAATLSLVVGAILAFALSRHPRARLARTAQRVADGVVLLPLGISAVTVGFGFLVTWGRVQGVPTGLIVPLAQAVVALPLVVRSLVPMLRAIDPRMREAAATLGASPVRVAATIDLPIMARGLGIAFGFAFAISLGEFGATSFLASPDYQTLPVLISKLLGRPGVDNYGMALAGSVVLAGLTGAIMFVTDLVRPGRARGAF; this comes from the coding sequence ATGAAAGGGAGAGTCGCCCATGTCGGATGGGTGGTGGCGCTGGCGGTGCCGGCGCTCTTCCTTGTGTTGTTTTTCCTGTGGCCGGTGGGCCGCATGCTTGGCATGGGCCTGGGGGATCCGGCGCAGTTCGGCGAGGTTCTGGGGCAGGGGCGCACCTGGCGAATCGTCGGGCAGACGCTCGGCATGGCGGTCGCGGCCACCGCCATTTCGGTGGTGTTGGGGGTTCCGGGCGCCTACGTGCTCTACCGGCTGAGACTTCCGGGGGCGCGGGTGGCGCGCGCGTTCGCGACCGCGCCGTTCGCGCTGCCGACCGTGGTGGTGGGTGTCGCCTTTCGCGCCCTGCTCGACGACGCCGGTCCGCTCGGCTTCCTGAAACTTGGCCAGACGACGACGGCCGTGGTGCTCGCGATGGTGTTCTTCAACTACGCCGTGGTGGTGCGGACGGTGGGGTCGATGTGGGCGGGGATCGCCGACCTCACCGACGCGGCGCGCACCCTCGGCGCGAGCCCCACGCGTGCCTTCTTTACGGTGACGCTACCGCAGCTCGGCCCGGCGATAGCGGCCGGTGGTGGGCTCGTCTTCCTGTTTTGTTCCACGAGCTTCGGGATTGTCCAGACCCTCGGTCGGCCCGGCTACGGCACGCTGGAGTCGGAGATCTATGTCCAGTCCACCGCCTACCTTGACCTCGGACACGCCGCCGTATTGTCGGTGCTCCAGCTGGTCATCGTGGTGGCGGCGCTCGTCGTCTCGACCGCGACGTCCTCGCGCACTGAGCGAGCCCTAGATGTGACGCCACGCCCGCCCACGCGCCCCACGCGCGCGGCGATCCCCGCAATTGTCACGACGGCGGCCGTGCTGGTCTTCCTCGCGGCGCCGCTCCTCGGCCTGCTGGCAGGCTCGCTGCGCTCCGACGGGCAGTGGTCGCTACGCAATTACCGGGTGCTGGCCACCCCCGGCGCTGGCTTCGCGGGTGGAACCTCGGTCCTTGACGCGCTTGACCACTCGGTGCGGATTGCGCTCGACGCGGCGACGCTTTCGCTCGTCGTGGGCGCCATTCTTGCTTTCGCGTTGTCGCGGCATCCGCGCGCTCGCCTCGCGCGCACGGCCCAGCGGGTGGCCGACGGGGTCGTGCTGTTGCCGCTGGGCATCTCCGCGGTGACTGTCGGATTCGGCTTCCTTGTGACGTGGGGGCGCGTGCAGGGCGTGCCGACCGGGCTGATTGTGCCGCTGGCTCAGGCGGTGGTGGCGTTGCCGCTGGTGGTGCGCTCGTTGGTGCCCATGTTGCGCGCGATCGATCCGCGAATGCGCGAGGCGGCCGCCACGCTCGGGGCGAGCCCGGTGCGCGTGGCGGCAACCATCGACCTGCCCATCATGGCGCGCGGCCTGGGGATCGCCTTCGGGTTCGCGTTCGCGATCTCGCTCGGGGAGTTCGGGGCGACGTCATTCCTGGCCAGCCCCGACTACCAGACGCTACCCGTGCTCATCTCGAAGCTGCTTGGCCGGCCGGGGGTGGACAACTACGGCATGGCGCTCGCGGGCTCGGTGGTCCTGGCGGGGCTGACGGGGGCGATCATGTTCGTGACGGATCTCGTGCGTCCGGGCAGGGCAAGGGGAGCTTTCTAA
- a CDS encoding Na+/H+ antiporter subunit E, whose amino-acid sequence MASTPTRSHRTRSARAIYRATRRPGRFPHASVGMLAWLTAVWVLLWGEFSAGNVLAGLIVALAITTVAPFPYTPFDGRSRPRAVVVLALRFLLDIVISSAQIASFILRGKHPRAAIIRVHLRSHSDVYLATIAGMTALVPGSVVVEAHRVTGTLYVHVFDTELAGGVEGVHRTVLELEERILRAFASHDELVDAGYVPGPTRRYGRLPVPYAPATGEPRDDAGAPGGSLEVNP is encoded by the coding sequence GTGGCTAGCACACCCACTCGTTCCCACCGGACCCGTTCCGCGCGCGCCATCTACCGCGCCACCCGCCGCCCGGGCCGCTTCCCGCACGCCTCGGTCGGCATGCTCGCCTGGCTGACGGCGGTGTGGGTGTTGCTGTGGGGCGAGTTCTCGGCCGGCAACGTGCTGGCCGGCCTCATCGTGGCGCTCGCGATCACCACCGTGGCGCCCTTCCCCTACACGCCGTTCGACGGGCGCTCCCGCCCGAGGGCCGTGGTCGTGCTGGCGTTGCGTTTCCTCCTCGACATCGTCATCTCCTCCGCGCAGATCGCCAGTTTTATTCTGCGCGGCAAGCATCCCCGTGCCGCGATCATCCGCGTCCACCTGCGCTCCCACTCGGACGTCTACCTCGCCACGATCGCCGGCATGACGGCGCTGGTGCCGGGCTCGGTCGTCGTCGAGGCGCACCGGGTGACGGGCACCTTGTACGTCCACGTCTTCGACACTGAGCTCGCCGGTGGCGTGGAGGGCGTCCACCGTACCGTGCTCGAGCTGGAGGAGCGGATCCTGCGGGCATTTGCCTCGCACGACGAGCTCGTCGACGCCGGTTACGTCCCTGGGCCCACGCGCCGCTACGGGCGCCTGCCCGTCCCCTACGCGCCGGCCACGGGTGAGCCGCGCGACGACGCCGGCGCGCCCGGCGGCTCCCTGGAGGTGAACCCATGA
- a CDS encoding Na+/H+ antiporter subunit D, whose protein sequence is MSWDFLVALPVALPLFGAGLSLAFASVRRLQGFLSAGILAVVWLVAGTLLVMSASGPIVLDVANWAAPVGISLVADRLSAIMLFTSVTVTLTVLLYSLAQGAADGDDAAPIAVYHPAFLLLSAGVSNAFLSGDLFNIYVGFELLLTASFVLITLGGTRDRIRSGTVYVVVSLISSVVFLIAIAMTYAAAGTVNLAQLALRLPEIDPGVRIAIQVMLLVGFGIKAAVFPLSAWLPDSYPTAPAPVTAVFAGLLTKVGVYAIIRTQTLLFPYNRLTVVIGVVAIMTMLMGILGAVAQQDIKRLLSFTLVSHIGFMIWGISLYSVHGLGATIYYAVHHITVQTALFLVVGLVERRGGTTSLIRLGSLAKVSPLIAALYIVPALNLAGIPPGSGFFGKVGLIQASVDRGSLIDWALIATGIICSLLTLYAVSRAWNMAFWQTAPEPLSAKPIPWGMTAASGALVAFSLVISFFAGPIYQFTEGAALELRSRSPYIVAVLPEDGRGSGESKVPGEARPGESVPSPGVSVPTPGRSAPAEGGGRG, encoded by the coding sequence ATGAGCTGGGATTTCCTTGTCGCTCTGCCCGTGGCGCTACCGTTGTTCGGCGCGGGCCTGTCGCTGGCCTTCGCCTCGGTGCGCCGCCTGCAGGGCTTCCTCTCCGCCGGCATCCTAGCGGTGGTGTGGCTGGTGGCGGGCACGCTGCTCGTCATGTCGGCCTCGGGCCCGATCGTGCTCGACGTCGCGAACTGGGCAGCCCCGGTCGGCATCTCGCTCGTCGCTGACCGGCTGAGCGCCATCATGCTTTTCACCTCGGTCACCGTCACGCTCACGGTTCTGCTCTACTCGCTGGCGCAGGGCGCCGCCGACGGCGACGACGCCGCCCCGATCGCCGTCTACCACCCCGCCTTCCTCCTGCTGTCGGCCGGCGTGTCCAACGCCTTCCTCAGCGGGGATCTGTTCAACATTTACGTGGGATTCGAGCTGTTGCTGACCGCGTCGTTTGTGCTCATCACCCTCGGCGGCACCCGCGACCGCATTCGCTCGGGCACGGTCTACGTGGTGGTTTCGCTGATTTCGTCGGTGGTCTTCCTCATCGCGATCGCGATGACGTACGCGGCGGCGGGCACGGTCAACCTCGCCCAGTTGGCGCTGCGACTGCCCGAGATCGACCCTGGCGTTCGGATCGCGATCCAGGTGATGCTACTGGTCGGCTTCGGCATCAAGGCCGCCGTCTTCCCGCTGTCGGCCTGGTTGCCCGACTCCTACCCGACCGCCCCCGCGCCCGTCACCGCCGTGTTCGCCGGCCTGCTGACAAAGGTGGGTGTTTATGCGATTATCCGCACCCAGACGCTACTCTTCCCCTACAACCGGCTGACGGTGGTGATCGGCGTCGTTGCGATCATGACGATGCTCATGGGGATCCTCGGCGCGGTGGCCCAGCAGGACATCAAGCGTCTGCTGTCCTTCACCCTCGTATCCCACATCGGCTTCATGATCTGGGGTATTTCGCTGTATTCGGTGCACGGGCTGGGCGCCACCATCTACTACGCCGTCCACCACATCACCGTCCAGACCGCGCTCTTCCTCGTGGTGGGACTTGTCGAACGACGCGGCGGTACCACCTCGCTCATTCGGCTTGGCTCCCTGGCCAAGGTCTCGCCCCTCATCGCGGCGCTCTACATCGTGCCGGCCCTGAACTTGGCAGGCATCCCGCCGGGGTCGGGCTTCTTCGGCAAGGTCGGGCTGATCCAGGCTTCGGTGGACCGCGGCTCGCTCATCGACTGGGCACTGATCGCCACCGGCATCATCTGCTCCTTGCTGACGCTGTACGCCGTCTCGCGCGCGTGGAACATGGCCTTCTGGCAGACGGCGCCCGAGCCGCTCTCGGCCAAGCCGATCCCCTGGGGGATGACGGCGGCTTCCGGCGCGCTCGTGGCGTTCTCCCTGGTCATCTCGTTCTTCGCGGGGCCTATCTACCAGTTCACGGAGGGTGCGGCCCTCGAGCTTCGGTCCCGCTCGCCCTACATCGTTGCCGTCCTGCCCGAGGACGGGCGCGGCAGCGGGGAGTCGAAAGTGCCGGGCGAGGCGAGGCCGGGCGAAAGCGTGCCCAGCCCCGGCGTTTCCGTGCCCACGCCCGGCCGGAGCGCGCCGGCGGAAGGAGGCGGCCGTGGCTAG
- a CDS encoding ABC transporter ATP-binding protein produces MLNVENVDLSYDQPPVHAVKGVSFTVQTGQILALLGESGSGKSSLLRAVAGLEPATGRVILGERDLTGVPVHLRNIGMVFQDGQLFPHRSVEGNIGYGLEAAKVAKAERKKRVAELLELVGLAGYGSRPISTLSGGQAQRVALARSLAPRPDLILLDEPLSALDRILRTRLSSQLRQVLAGVGATAIYVTHDREEALNVADRIGVMDAGRLVQVGTAEELRAYPASDTVRRLIS; encoded by the coding sequence ATGCTGAATGTAGAGAACGTCGACCTGTCCTACGATCAGCCGCCGGTTCACGCGGTTAAGGGGGTGTCATTCACTGTGCAGACGGGCCAGATTCTGGCTCTCCTAGGTGAGTCGGGCTCGGGGAAGTCCTCGCTGCTGCGGGCGGTGGCGGGTTTGGAGCCTGCGACGGGCCGGGTGATCTTGGGCGAGCGTGACCTCACCGGGGTTCCGGTTCATCTACGTAACATCGGGATGGTTTTCCAGGACGGCCAGCTTTTCCCGCACCGCTCAGTGGAGGGCAACATCGGCTACGGGCTGGAGGCGGCGAAGGTTGCCAAGGCCGAGCGCAAGAAGCGCGTCGCTGAGCTGTTGGAGCTGGTGGGCTTGGCCGGCTATGGTAGCCGCCCGATTTCCACGCTCTCGGGCGGTCAGGCTCAGCGCGTGGCGCTCGCCCGCTCGCTGGCCCCGCGCCCGGACCTCATCCTGCTTGACGAACCGCTTTCCGCGCTCGACCGCATCCTGCGCACGCGCCTGTCCTCCCAGCTGCGCCAGGTCCTCGCCGGCGTGGGTGCCACCGCGATCTACGTGACCCACGACCGCGAGGAGGCCCTCAACGTGGCCGACCGCATCGGCGTCATGGACGCCGGGCGACTCGTCCAGGTCGGCACCGCCGAGGAGTTGCGCGCATACCCGGCCTCGGACACGGTCCGCCGCCTCATCTCTTAG
- a CDS encoding DUF4235 domain-containing protein — translation MMNIGWRLITLGIAGAAGAASNLVVNQVWEKGLGKHRPADEAEMMQMPMRDVVVFTAVTAVVSAVVSAALKRKAAQWYGA, via the coding sequence ATGATGAACATCGGATGGAGACTGATCACGCTCGGAATCGCTGGAGCGGCGGGCGCCGCCTCGAACCTGGTGGTCAACCAGGTGTGGGAGAAGGGGCTGGGCAAGCACCGCCCCGCCGACGAGGCGGAGATGATGCAGATGCCGATGCGAGACGTCGTCGTTTTCACTGCGGTGACAGCCGTCGTCTCGGCAGTTGTGTCCGCGGCGCTCAAGCGCAAGGCGGCGCAGTGGTACGGGGCTTAG
- a CDS encoding Na(+)/H(+) antiporter subunit C, whose product MSFSLALAIVSGVLVAVGVYLVLERSLSRIVLGLAVLTNGVNILMLIAGGPSGAPPMVGEAAQEDMADPLVQAMMLTAIVISLALTGFLLALAYRSWQLNASDEVQDDLEDRRIANRTEEAKFEARTDKPADLEDDAPDIRDETDDEPDSPDDAAPAAALDAGSAGDPMRAEPHAANPEGRDA is encoded by the coding sequence ATGAGTTTCTCGCTTGCGCTAGCGATCGTCTCCGGCGTGCTCGTCGCCGTCGGCGTCTACCTGGTGCTCGAACGCTCCCTTTCGCGGATCGTGCTCGGGTTGGCGGTGCTGACTAACGGTGTCAACATCCTCATGCTCATCGCAGGCGGCCCCTCCGGCGCGCCGCCGATGGTGGGGGAGGCCGCCCAAGAGGACATGGCCGACCCGCTCGTCCAGGCGATGATGCTCACCGCAATCGTCATCTCGCTGGCTCTGACCGGTTTCCTCCTCGCGCTCGCCTACCGCTCCTGGCAGCTCAACGCCTCGGACGAGGTTCAGGATGATCTCGAGGATCGACGTATCGCTAACCGCACCGAGGAGGCCAAGTTCGAGGCCCGCACCGATAAGCCGGCCGACCTCGAGGACGACGCCCCCGACATCCGCGACGAGACCGACGATGAACCGGACTCGCCCGACGACGCCGCGCCCGCGGCCGCCCTCGACGCGGGATCCGCCGGTGACCCGATGCGTGCTGAGCCGCACGCCGCCAATCCGGAGGGGAGGGACGCATGA
- a CDS encoding thiamine ABC transporter substrate-binding protein, translated as MKAKSLFVVALSATLTATMAACSAVDQVKTTGETVTVLTHDSFTISDEAKAAFEEETGMTLKTTAPGDAGMVLNQLILNKDNPTVDAVFGIDNFSAQTALDAGVIDAYVPQPDPGADRRIGDLTAIDYGDVCLNADVTYFEDHDLELPASFADLTKPEYKDLLVVTNPVTSSPGLAFLVGTIEEAGDNWQQYWTDLLDNGTKVADSWSDAFYTDFSASDGKGAYPLVLSYASSPAYGEGAFVTVPGTCVAQTEYAGVVKGAKNREGAQKFIDFMLSDRVQSEIPETMYMYPVADVALPSEWQTYAQRPADSLTPDPKVVGNREAWRKEWSELREGR; from the coding sequence ATGAAGGCGAAGAGCCTTTTCGTCGTGGCGCTTTCGGCCACACTTACCGCGACGATGGCGGCATGTTCTGCCGTTGACCAAGTCAAGACGACGGGCGAGACGGTCACCGTCCTCACCCACGACTCGTTCACCATCTCCGACGAAGCCAAGGCGGCTTTCGAGGAAGAGACGGGCATGACGCTGAAGACCACCGCCCCCGGCGACGCCGGCATGGTCCTCAACCAGCTCATCCTCAATAAAGACAATCCGACCGTGGACGCCGTCTTCGGCATCGACAACTTCTCCGCCCAGACCGCGCTGGACGCCGGCGTCATCGACGCCTACGTGCCCCAACCGGATCCGGGCGCGGATCGCCGCATTGGCGACCTGACCGCGATCGACTACGGCGACGTGTGCCTCAACGCGGACGTTACCTACTTCGAGGATCACGACCTCGAGCTGCCCGCCTCGTTTGCGGACCTGACCAAGCCCGAGTATAAGGATCTGCTGGTGGTGACGAACCCGGTCACCTCCAGCCCCGGCCTGGCCTTCCTCGTGGGCACGATCGAGGAGGCTGGCGATAACTGGCAGCAGTACTGGACAGACCTGCTTGACAACGGCACGAAGGTGGCCGACTCCTGGTCTGACGCCTTTTACACCGACTTTTCCGCCTCGGACGGCAAGGGGGCATACCCGCTCGTCCTGTCCTACGCCTCCTCGCCTGCCTACGGCGAGGGCGCCTTCGTCACGGTTCCCGGCACGTGCGTGGCGCAGACGGAGTACGCCGGCGTGGTCAAGGGCGCGAAGAACCGAGAAGGGGCGCAGAAGTTCATCGACTTCATGCTCTCCGATCGGGTCCAGTCCGAGATCCCGGAGACGATGTACATGTACCCGGTGGCCGACGTTGCGTTGCCGAGCGAGTGGCAGACCTATGCTCAGCGGCCCGCCGACTCGCTCACGCCCGACCCCAAGGTGGTGGGCAACCGCGAAGCTTGGCGGAAGGAATGGTCTGAGCTGCGCGAAGGCCGCTAA
- a CDS encoding monovalent cation/H+ antiporter complex subunit F, which yields MTYLLGACMALLFVAALLVLMRIFRGPTALERMVALDVMTSVVIGAVALLAALTRRADLLALFVALSLVGFVGSTTLARFLAPSVGGKRLPDREGARQGGAGPGIPARGETGRTGVVDEGRRP from the coding sequence ATGACCTACCTGCTCGGCGCGTGCATGGCGCTGCTGTTCGTCGCGGCGCTACTGGTACTGATGCGCATCTTTCGCGGACCGACGGCGCTGGAGCGCATGGTCGCGCTCGACGTCATGACCTCGGTGGTCATCGGCGCGGTCGCCCTGCTCGCCGCGCTCACCCGACGCGCGGATCTGCTCGCGCTGTTTGTGGCGCTGTCCCTGGTCGGTTTCGTCGGCTCGACCACGCTCGCCCGCTTCCTCGCCCCCTCCGTGGGCGGCAAACGTCTGCCCGACCGGGAGGGCGCCCGGCAAGGGGGCGCCGGCCCGGGTATCCCCGCGCGCGGCGAGACCGGCCGCACGGGCGTCGTCGACGAGGGGAGGCGGCCGTGA
- a CDS encoding DUF4921 family protein — MQPYETFAEPLTIMADGTIKQLNPFSGTEVWTVPGRANRPLGIKNPDPQPLDPAHDGRHCAFCTQRVLETPPEKSRLIRKGEDAEIIQTDSVDMLSKQWEFRRVPNLFEILSFDYWAANYDYKLPSAAQRRMDHYVADPAGRTHVMAVLRNKFASKMSPQEFDDLPEDEKLKGAYSFFGGGHDLILSRRHFVDGATDDTQLAASGTLTPQEHEWYMRMTIEAMRDLYETNRYVRYVQVFQNWLKPAGASFDHLHKQLVAIDQRTVNGRMEVVKVRNNPNLYNEAGVNYASYHNLVIAENKHAVAIAGFGHRYPTLEIWSKSPHIQPWEHTRDEQRAMSDLVHAMHAATGANVPTNEEWYTKPIDSDVNMPWRILLKWRVSTLAGFEGGSKIYVNTIDPWTLRDRVVPKLLELRAEGKLAAGISVATECSCEVNCLKYNPAL, encoded by the coding sequence ATGCAGCCGTACGAGACCTTCGCTGAACCGCTCACCATCATGGCCGATGGGACGATCAAGCAGCTCAACCCATTTTCGGGAACGGAGGTGTGGACTGTACCGGGGCGCGCGAACCGTCCGCTGGGTATCAAGAACCCGGATCCGCAGCCGCTCGACCCGGCGCACGACGGTCGCCACTGCGCCTTCTGTACTCAGCGCGTGCTGGAGACCCCACCGGAAAAGTCTCGGCTGATCCGCAAGGGCGAGGATGCCGAGATCATCCAGACCGACTCGGTGGACATGCTCTCCAAGCAGTGGGAGTTCCGGCGCGTGCCAAACCTGTTCGAAATCCTGTCTTTTGACTATTGGGCCGCGAACTACGACTACAAGCTCCCCTCGGCCGCCCAGCGCCGGATGGATCACTACGTTGCAGACCCGGCGGGCCGCACCCACGTCATGGCCGTGTTGCGCAACAAGTTCGCTTCGAAGATGAGCCCACAGGAATTCGACGATCTGCCGGAAGACGAGAAGCTCAAGGGCGCCTACTCCTTCTTTGGCGGAGGCCATGACCTGATCCTCAGCCGGCGCCACTTCGTGGATGGAGCGACGGACGATACGCAGCTGGCGGCGTCGGGAACGCTGACCCCGCAGGAGCATGAGTGGTACATGCGCATGACGATCGAGGCTATGCGCGACCTGTATGAGACGAACCGGTACGTGCGTTACGTGCAAGTCTTCCAGAATTGGCTTAAGCCGGCCGGCGCCTCGTTCGACCACCTGCACAAACAGCTGGTGGCCATCGATCAGCGCACTGTTAACGGGCGGATGGAAGTGGTCAAGGTGCGTAACAACCCGAACCTCTACAACGAGGCGGGCGTCAATTACGCCAGCTACCACAACCTGGTGATCGCGGAGAACAAGCACGCGGTGGCGATCGCGGGATTCGGTCACCGCTACCCCACGTTGGAGATCTGGTCGAAGTCACCGCATATCCAGCCGTGGGAGCACACCCGCGATGAGCAGCGCGCCATGTCCGACCTCGTCCACGCGATGCACGCCGCCACCGGCGCCAACGTGCCCACGAACGAGGAGTGGTACACGAAGCCGATCGATTCCGACGTCAACATGCCGTGGCGGATCCTGCTCAAGTGGCGCGTGTCCACCCTCGCCGGCTTCGAGGGCGGGTCGAAGATTTACGTCAACACGATTGACCCGTGGACTCTTCGCGACCGCGTGGTGCCAAAGCTGCTCGAGCTACGTGCGGAGGGCAAACTCGCCGCCGGCATCTCGGTGGCCACCGAGTGCTCGTGCGAGGTCAACTGCCTCAAGTACAACCCGGCGCTCTAG
- the mnhG gene encoding monovalent cation/H(+) antiporter subunit G translates to MNWELIADWVGITLIVIGSLFTLIAAIGVFRFRDLLSIQHVATKPQTFSLIMLMVGVSLIVRSSTMTWTMMLVIGFQLITAPISAHMMSRAGYRTGRIDKSALVIDELGEDMTTGDDRG, encoded by the coding sequence GTGAACTGGGAACTCATCGCAGACTGGGTGGGTATCACGCTCATCGTCATCGGCTCACTGTTTACGCTCATCGCCGCGATCGGGGTGTTCCGCTTCCGCGACCTGCTCTCGATTCAGCATGTGGCCACCAAGCCGCAGACGTTCTCGCTCATCATGCTCATGGTGGGGGTCTCGCTCATCGTGCGCAGCTCGACGATGACGTGGACGATGATGCTGGTGATTGGATTCCAGCTGATCACGGCGCCAATTTCGGCGCACATGATGTCGCGGGCAGGGTATCGCACGGGCCGGATCGACAAGAGCGCGCTCGTTATCGACGAGCTCGGCGAGGACATGACCACCGGCGACGACCGCGGGTGA